TAAACACGATGCATATACTACATAAAACTCTCTGTATACTCCTCATATTATGCTTTATAAATACGGGAAATATAACCGCTCAAACCTCCATATCCGTATCAGACTTCGGATTAAAGCCCGACACGCGGGAAAATGCTGTATTATATATCCAGAAGGCACTGGAAGCATGTAAAGATAAAGATAGCGTCATTTTATCTTTTCCCCGAGGCAGGTATGATTTCTGGCCGCAATATGCCAAAGAAAAAGATTATTATGAAACAAATACTTATGACGTTTTCCCTAAACGACTGGCTATACTACTGGAAGAAATAAATCATTTTACGCTGGACGGCAACGGCTCCGAATTTATCATGCACGACCGCATACAACCCCTGACAGTTGAAAGATGTAATCATATCACACTGAAAAATTTCTCCATAGACTGGGATATTCCTTTAACCTCGCAGGCAGAAATCATATCGATCGGGGACGAATATATAGATCTCAAAATAAATACACTACAATATCCGTATATTATTGAAAATGAAAAACTGGTATTCACAGGAGAAGGATGGAAAAGTGCGATAACCCTTGCTATGGAATTTAACCCGAATACCGGATTAATAGAACCACAAACAGGAGGTCAGTATGCCTTAGGAAAAGGATGGAAGGAATACAAAGCCTCATCGTCCGTTTATGGAATAGTACGTATGAGAAGGGACGGAGGATTTAAAAGATATCCTGCCATAAGGAACGTTCTGGTCCTGAGACACAGTACGAGAGACCATGCAGGTATATTTATCTGTAACAGCAGCAACGTCAACTTATCCGGCATTCAGTTACACCACGCTGCCGGATTAGGCATATTGGCGCAATATTCCGAAAACCTGAGTTTTAAACAGGTCAATGCTGTTCCTAATGCTCAAAAAGGAAGACTGTTCAGCGGACACGATGACGGTTTTCATCTTATGGGATGTAAAGGAAATATTAGTGTCGATAGTTGCCGGTGGGCCGGACTGATGGACGACCCTATAAATATTCACGGTACTTGCGTAAAAATCGTCGATATTCTTTCGACGAATAAAATTAAATGCCGGTTTATGCACGAAATGAGCCGGGGCATGATATGGGGTATGACTGGAGATAAAATCGGATTCATTGAAAACAAATCTATGGAAACATATGCCACAACAACAATAAAAAATTTAAAAATAATCGATATCAACGAATTTGAAATAGAATTATCGGCGCCAGCCCCCGAAAGTTTAAAAATAGGAGATGCTCTGGAAAATCTCACATGGACACCAGACGTAGATATACGCAATTCTTTTTTCGGCTCCTGTAGGGCAAGAGGAATATTAGTTTCCACTCCGGGCAAAGTCGTTATAGAAAATAATATATTCGAATCGAGCGGCTCTGCCATATTAATTGCAGGTGATGCCAATAACTATTATGAATCAGGAGGCGTAAAAGACGTTCTTATTGCAGGAAACGAATTCCGGTATCCTTGCATGTCTTCATATTATGAGTTTTGTGAAGCTGTCATAACCATTAAGCCGACCATTCCGGAACCTGATATAAACAAACCTTTCCATAGGAATATCAGAATATTGAATAATAAATTCAATCCTTTCGATTATCCTATTATATATGCACTTAGCGTGGACGGCCTTCAATTCAAGAATAACACCATCGAAAGGAACCATACATTTAAGCCTTTTAATCAAATAAAAGATGGAATAACATTGATAAAATGCCGGAACGAAGTCATTAAAAACAATATAATAACAGGTGATGTCTTGAGTAGTAAAAACGGAAAACTTACTATCGTAAAGAAATAAAAATTATTTCAAGCAGCATAAAAAACGGAGGACTTGTTTTTTAGTCCTCCGTTTTTTATTATTGCTTATAAATCTTATTTTGCAACTGCTTCAAGACGTTTCATCAAAGCAAAGATAATTAAAGCCGAAGCTAAACAACATCCAATAAAGATACTCCATAATTGCCACAACTCTAATCTTTCCCAGAAATAGCTTCCGACAAAAAGAAGCTTGTTTCCTATTGCCGTAGCACCTAACCAGCAACCCTGCATAAGACCTTTATACTGGGGAGGAGCAACCTTGGAAACAAAAGAAATACCCATAGGGCTCAAACATAATTCGGCCAATGTCAATGTAAAATATGTACTTATCAACCAATAAGGCGAAACCAAAGAAGAACCTTCGGACGCCAGTTCTTTCGGTGCTGTCAGCCCCATAGAAGCAAATACCATGATTGCAAAGCCTATAGCCGCTATTACCATACCATAACCTATTTTACGGGGAGTGGAAGGCTCACAGTTTTTCTTGTTCATCCACGCAAATGCACCTACTACAACCGGGGTAAGGAAAACAATAAAAACAGGATTAAACTGCTGGAATTTTGCAGGAGTAATAGGATTTTCCGCTCCGAAACTGGTATAGAACAAATAAGAACCGACCAATCCTGCGACAGCCAGAACAGCCCCCACAATTTTATTCTTATTGCTGCCTTTTCGTATAGCAAGTATTAAACCGCCGACAAAGGCTATGACAGAAAGGAAGGCTCCTAAATTAAAAAACATATTAGTGAAAGGACCTACCTCGTTTACCGTGTAGTCTTTAGCAAACTGGTTTAACGTCAAACCATTCTGGTGGAAAGCCATCCAGAAGAAAATAACAACGAAAAATACCATACCCAGTGCGGTAAGACGTTTTTTTGTTTCAGCAGGAGAAATAGATTCGACTTTCATTCCCTGGGCGGCCGCACTCTTCGAATTAAAATCGCCTGGTGCTAAATATTTACGGTAGCCAACATATACCAACATCGAAACCAGCATCGCAAAAGCAGCCACTGCGAAAGCATAATTATAACCTGTGGAAACTGCATTGATATATGAATGGGCAAAAGTACTGTAATCGGCAATCGGCGTCATGGAAGCCTTATCTGCCAACTCCTGGAAATAAGCGACATCCAGTCCTTTAGCTCCGTCCAGATACTGATGGCATAAAGAAGGAAGCTGCCCGTTATAAATAAAATGAGAACCTTTTAATACGTAATTCAACATTCCTTCGGCAGCAGACGGAGCAAAAAAAGCACCGATATTAATACACATATAAAAAATACTGAAAGCGGAATCCCGAAGCTTTCCGTACTTTTCATTTTCATACAAGTTCCCGACCAATGCCTGAAGATTTCCTTTAAAAAGACCGTTACCCAATGCAATGATAACAAGACCTCCGTAAGTAATCATACGGTTATCCACAGGCACGGTAAGTACGATATACCCCAGTAACATGGTTACGATACCTACCAGAATGGTACGTCCCAATCCGGTATATTTATCCGCCATTATACCGCCCAGCAAAGCCATAGCATATATTCCAAAATAGAACCAGCTATAAACATCGCCCGACTCGGCAACGCTCATTCCGTAACGGGCCTGTAAAAAGAAAACGAGGATCGCCATCATGGTATAAAAACCAAAACGCTCTCCCATGTTGGCAATAGAGGCAATAATTAATCCTCTGGGTTGACCTTTAAACATAAGCTCAGATGTTTTTTAATAGTTTATATTAGATTTGTTACTTTATCTCCTGTTCGTTTTTTACTTTATATGCCAGGGCATACATATTCATCTGTTTTACCATAGCTACCAGTCCATTGGAACGGGTAGGAGACAAATGTTCTTTAAGCCCTATCTTTTCAATAAAATACAAGTCCGCATTTAATATCTCGTCCGGAGTATGTCCTGAAAGTACCTGTATAAGCAATGATACAATCCCTTTTACGATAATCGCATCGCTTTCGGCATGAAAATAGACTTTCCCGTCATGATAATCGGCTTGTAGCCATACCCGGCTCTGACAGCCTTCTATAAGATTCTCCGGCGTTTTATATTGTTCGTCCAGCGATTCCTGAGAATTACCGAGGTCGATAAGCAAAGCATACTTATCCATCCAATCCTCAAACTCTGAGAATTCATTTACGATCTCATCCTGTGTTTCATTTATTGTTTTCATTTTTCTATCGTATAATTTTATAACCCTGCTACTCTTCATACAGTACAGTAAGGACCGTTTGTCCTACTGCCTTCAGAGTAACGGGATCTATATGTTCCATCGTATCGTCGACCGTATGCCATTGCGCCGGAAATCCCGTAGGAGTGTTAGGTTCAAAATGTATAATATCGACAGCAGGTATACCTACTTTATTGACATATACATGATCATCGGTAATATAACCGCCATCCCGATTAATAAAATATTTTCCATAACCGATACGTTGTGCTGTACGCCATATACGGTTCACTATCCCGGCCGCATAGTGCATGGAAAATTGTTCTTTATAAAATGTAGCATAACTGTCGCCCACCATGTCCAATAATATCCCGTAACGGGCTTTATATCCTGGCTGGTGAGGATGGTTTGCCCAGTATTGCGTACCTAATGCCCAGGAGTCCTCTGAATAGTCTCCGGTCCAAAACTCTGGTATTCCATAATCTTCCGCATCAAAAAAGATAATATCCACACCTACTTTCGGGAGATTCTTTCCCAGCTGCCGGGCTATTTCCAGCAACACGCCCACTCCGCTGGCTCCGTCGTTCGCCCCGGCTATAGGTTTCCGCCAGTTGGCTTCGATAACATCATGATCGGCATAAGGCCGCGTATCCCAATGTGCAAAAAGCAGAATACGGTCTTCCTTATCCGGATTATAACTTCCTATTATATTACGTATATTCAGAATAGTACCGTCATATGCAGTAACTTGCCCTTCCTGAACCTGTACCTGTGCACCATGCCGGTTCAGTTCCGAAGAAAGGAATGCTGCTGTTGCCTCATGTTCCGGAGTATTGGGTACACGATAACCGAACTCGACTTGCCGTTCAACATAACTATACGCACTATCTTCATCAAAAACCGGTATTTCTGTTATAGGGGTATCTTTCATTGAAGTTTGTAATTTCTTCTCCGACTTGACAGAACAACAGGACAATAATAAAAATATCCCGGCTAAGTAACAAATTCTACATTTCAACATCTTTACAGCGATATATCTGTCAAAAATAACTATTCTGCATCAAAATCACAAATCGTCATTATCATTTTCCTACAAAATTCAGCATCACACTTTTATTCGTAACCGAATAATTAACAAAGGCTCCTTCTATCAACGGATAATTGTTACAGACATGTCCGGCCGGAAAACCGAAACATACGGGATAATCATATTCCTTTACCATATCCGATATCATTTCATATACCGTATATCCCAATCCGGGATCTTCTTCATATTCGGTAAACTGACCTACTATTAATCCTGATAGCTCTTTCAAAATCCCGCTTAATTTCAAATTATAAAACATCCGTTCCAGTTTATAGGGCTTTTCCGCTATATCCTCGACAAACAAAATCCTTCCCCGTTGAAATATATCGTAAGGAGTCCTTAACAACCCGCATAAAACTGCCAGATTTCCACCACATAAAACGCCTTCGGCCCCCCCCGGTCGGTTCAGTTGATGTCCTGGAACCACATAACCAGGCATGGCTCCAAACAAGATATCACGAATCAGACAAGTAACCGGATGGTCTACCGGTTCTTCAGTCAAATGTTTACACATGGATGCATGCAGCGACATAACACCGGCGGACAAAAAAGCAGCATGCAAAGCAGATATATCACTAAAGCCTATCATCCATTTCGGATTGCGGTTTATCAACTCCGGGTCTATTAAAGATAATAGATGTACAGCTCCATAACCTCCCCGGCTGCATATTATAGCTTTAACTTCCGGATTCAATAATGCCTCCCGAAAATCATACAGCCGTTCTTCTATAGTCCCGCTGAAACTACCGCAATGGCCTTCGCAATACTTACCTCGCACGACTTTCAGGCCCCAACCGGCAAGTACGCGCTCGGCCCCTTCTATCAACGAAACATCTATCACACTCGCAGGCGATACGATCATGACAGTATCTCCTGACGTTAAAGCATCCGGTTTTTGCATATCTTTCTTTTTATCCATACAAAGATAAGAAAACTATTTATAGGATTTTCCTATCGCTTTAAAAGACAAGAGCCGTCTTGAATGACGGCTCTTGTCTTTTGTTATTTCTCTCTCATGAAAATATTGACGGGAGTACCGGAAAAATTCCAGTTACTACGTATCTTATTCTCCAAATAACGTTTATACGGTTCTTTCACCCATTGCGGCAGATTACAGAAGAATATAAACGTAGGGACATATGCCCCCTTGAGCATAGTCACATATTTTATTTTTACATATTTACCTTTATGTGCCGGTGGCGGATAGCTTTCGATAGCGGCAAGCATTACTTCGTTCAGCTTAGAAGTAGGAACATGATTCCTGCGGTTTTTATATACCTGAGCTGCCGTCTCCAGAACTTTGAATATTCTCTGCTTGGTCAACGCCGAAGCAAAAATAATAGGAAAATCCACAAACGGAGCAAACCGTTCCCGAATAGCTTCTTCAAATACTTTTATAGCTTTTGTCGATTTATCTTCTACCAGATCCCATTTATTCACACAGACAACCAAACCCTTTTTGTTTTTCTGGATAAGGGAAAAAATATTCAGGTCTTGTCCTTCGATTCCCCGTGTAGCATCGATCATCAAGATACATACATCGGAATTTTCTATGGCCCGAATAGAACGGATTACCGAATAATATTCCAGATCTTCGGTGACTTTGCCTTTTTTACGTATCCCCGCCGTATCTACCAGATAAAAATCAAATCCGAATTTGTCATAACGAGTATAAATAGAATCCCGTGTCGTTCCGGCTATATCGGTCACAATATGACGATCTTCACCAATAAATGCATTTACTATAGAAGATTTTCCGGCATTAGGACGCCCGACCACGGCAATACGGGGAATCTCTTCGATAACTTCCTCTTCAACCTTTTTACTGAAAGATCTTATCACCTCATCAAGCAGATCGCCTGTACCTGAACCATTTACTGCAGAAATACAGAAAGGCTCGCCCAATCCGAATTTATAAAACTCGGCGGCGTAATATTGCAAATCATTGGAATCTACTTTATTGGCAATAAGAACGACCGGTTTTTTATTCTTACGTAAAATGGAAGCTACATGTTCATCCAGATCCGTTATCCCGTTTCTCACATCTACCACAAATAAAATCACGTCCGCTTCTTCAATAGCGATAGCTACCTGCTTGTTTATCTCTTCTTCAAATATATCTTCAGAGTTTACGACCCAACCGCCTGTATCTATAATCGAGAACTCCTGGCCACCCCATTCAACTTTTCCATATTGGCGGTCACGGGTCGTACCCGACATTTCATTTACGATAGCCTGGCGAGTCCGGGTCAGCCGGTTAAAGAGAGTCGATTTTCCCACATTGGGCCGGCCTACAATTGCTACTATATTTCCCATAAATTCTTTTTTTATTGTCCGACTATCACAGCCGGAATCGGTTATTCGGGAATATACCCGAAACTTTTAAGTTTATTATCACGATTCCTCCAGTCTTTTTCTACCTTGACAAACAATTCCAGATATACTTTTTTCTGGAAAAATGCTTCTATATCCTTGCGGGCCAGAGTTCCGACCTTTTTTAAGGCCGATCCGCCTTTGCCTATTACGATGCCTTTCTGAGAGTCCCGCTCCACATATATCACAGCCATGATATTTATCTGAATTTCATTTTCCTTGAATTCCTCAACCACTACTTCGCAGGAGTATGGGATTTCCTTATCATAAGTAAGCAATATCTTTTCGCGGATTATTTCCGTTACGAAAAAACGAGCCGGTTTATCGGTAAGTGCATCTTTATCGAAGAAAGGAGGTGAAGGCGGCAACAAATCCTGAATACGCTTCAACAGATAATCCAGATTGAACTTATACTGAGCCGATACCGGAATGATTTCAGCCTTCGGCAACAAGTTAGTCCATTCCGCCACCAATTTCTCCAGGTCTTGCTGATTTTTCAACAAATCAATCTTATTAATGACCAGCAGAACCGGTACCGTCTCCTTAGATACCTTCTCCAGAAAATTTTTGTTCTTCGTAGGTGTCTCCACTACATCCGTAACATAAAGCAACACATCGGCATCCATCAATGCAGATTGAGAAAAATTCAGCATTGCTTCTTGCATCTTATAATTCGGGGATAACACACCGGGAGTATCTGAATAAATTATTTGC
This portion of the Barnesiella propionica genome encodes:
- the der gene encoding ribosome biogenesis GTPase Der; protein product: MGNIVAIVGRPNVGKSTLFNRLTRTRQAIVNEMSGTTRDRQYGKVEWGGQEFSIIDTGGWVVNSEDIFEEEINKQVAIAIEEADVILFVVDVRNGITDLDEHVASILRKNKKPVVLIANKVDSNDLQYYAAEFYKFGLGEPFCISAVNGSGTGDLLDEVIRSFSKKVEEEVIEEIPRIAVVGRPNAGKSSIVNAFIGEDRHIVTDIAGTTRDSIYTRYDKFGFDFYLVDTAGIRKKGKVTEDLEYYSVIRSIRAIENSDVCILMIDATRGIEGQDLNIFSLIQKNKKGLVVCVNKWDLVEDKSTKAIKVFEEAIRERFAPFVDFPIIFASALTKQRIFKVLETAAQVYKNRRNHVPTSKLNEVMLAAIESYPPPAHKGKYVKIKYVTMLKGAYVPTFIFFCNLPQWVKEPYKRYLENKIRSNWNFSGTPVNIFMREK
- a CDS encoding alpha-1,3-galactosidase-related protein, with the protein product MHILHKTLCILLILCFINTGNITAQTSISVSDFGLKPDTRENAVLYIQKALEACKDKDSVILSFPRGRYDFWPQYAKEKDYYETNTYDVFPKRLAILLEEINHFTLDGNGSEFIMHDRIQPLTVERCNHITLKNFSIDWDIPLTSQAEIISIGDEYIDLKINTLQYPYIIENEKLVFTGEGWKSAITLAMEFNPNTGLIEPQTGGQYALGKGWKEYKASSSVYGIVRMRRDGGFKRYPAIRNVLVLRHSTRDHAGIFICNSSNVNLSGIQLHHAAGLGILAQYSENLSFKQVNAVPNAQKGRLFSGHDDGFHLMGCKGNISVDSCRWAGLMDDPINIHGTCVKIVDILSTNKIKCRFMHEMSRGMIWGMTGDKIGFIENKSMETYATTTIKNLKIIDINEFEIELSAPAPESLKIGDALENLTWTPDVDIRNSFFGSCRARGILVSTPGKVVIENNIFESSGSAILIAGDANNYYESGGVKDVLIAGNEFRYPCMSSYYEFCEAVITIKPTIPEPDINKPFHRNIRILNNKFNPFDYPIIYALSVDGLQFKNNTIERNHTFKPFNQIKDGITLIKCRNEVIKNNIITGDVLSSKNGKLTIVKK
- a CDS encoding peptide MFS transporter, encoding MFKGQPRGLIIASIANMGERFGFYTMMAILVFFLQARYGMSVAESGDVYSWFYFGIYAMALLGGIMADKYTGLGRTILVGIVTMLLGYIVLTVPVDNRMITYGGLVIIALGNGLFKGNLQALVGNLYENEKYGKLRDSAFSIFYMCINIGAFFAPSAAEGMLNYVLKGSHFIYNGQLPSLCHQYLDGAKGLDVAYFQELADKASMTPIADYSTFAHSYINAVSTGYNYAFAVAAFAMLVSMLVYVGYRKYLAPGDFNSKSAAAQGMKVESISPAETKKRLTALGMVFFVVIFFWMAFHQNGLTLNQFAKDYTVNEVGPFTNMFFNLGAFLSVIAFVGGLILAIRKGSNKNKIVGAVLAVAGLVGSYLFYTSFGAENPITPAKFQQFNPVFIVFLTPVVVGAFAWMNKKNCEPSTPRKIGYGMVIAAIGFAIMVFASMGLTAPKELASEGSSLVSPYWLISTYFTLTLAELCLSPMGISFVSKVAPPQYKGLMQGCWLGATAIGNKLLFVGSYFWERLELWQLWSIFIGCCLASALIIFALMKRLEAVAK
- a CDS encoding S66 peptidase family protein, producing MDKKKDMQKPDALTSGDTVMIVSPASVIDVSLIEGAERVLAGWGLKVVRGKYCEGHCGSFSGTIEERLYDFREALLNPEVKAIICSRGGYGAVHLLSLIDPELINRNPKWMIGFSDISALHAAFLSAGVMSLHASMCKHLTEEPVDHPVTCLIRDILFGAMPGYVVPGHQLNRPGGAEGVLCGGNLAVLCGLLRTPYDIFQRGRILFVEDIAEKPYKLERMFYNLKLSGILKELSGLIVGQFTEYEEDPGLGYTVYEMISDMVKEYDYPVCFGFPAGHVCNNYPLIEGAFVNYSVTNKSVMLNFVGK
- a CDS encoding SufE family protein, which produces MKTINETQDEIVNEFSEFEDWMDKYALLIDLGNSQESLDEQYKTPENLIEGCQSRVWLQADYHDGKVYFHAESDAIIVKGIVSLLIQVLSGHTPDEILNADLYFIEKIGLKEHLSPTRSNGLVAMVKQMNMYALAYKVKNEQEIK
- the era gene encoding GTPase Era is translated as MHKAGFVNIVGNPNVGKSTLMNSLVGERISIITSKAQTTRHRIMGIVNTEDMQIIYSDTPGVLSPNYKMQEAMLNFSQSALMDADVLLYVTDVVETPTKNKNFLEKVSKETVPVLLVINKIDLLKNQQDLEKLVAEWTNLLPKAEIIPVSAQYKFNLDYLLKRIQDLLPPSPPFFDKDALTDKPARFFVTEIIREKILLTYDKEIPYSCEVVVEEFKENEIQINIMAVIYVERDSQKGIVIGKGGSALKKVGTLARKDIEAFFQKKVYLELFVKVEKDWRNRDNKLKSFGYIPE
- a CDS encoding M28 family peptidase; protein product: MLKCRICYLAGIFLLLSCCSVKSEKKLQTSMKDTPITEIPVFDEDSAYSYVERQVEFGYRVPNTPEHEATAAFLSSELNRHGAQVQVQEGQVTAYDGTILNIRNIIGSYNPDKEDRILLFAHWDTRPYADHDVIEANWRKPIAGANDGASGVGVLLEIARQLGKNLPKVGVDIIFFDAEDYGIPEFWTGDYSEDSWALGTQYWANHPHQPGYKARYGILLDMVGDSYATFYKEQFSMHYAAGIVNRIWRTAQRIGYGKYFINRDGGYITDDHVYVNKVGIPAVDIIHFEPNTPTGFPAQWHTVDDTMEHIDPVTLKAVGQTVLTVLYEE